CTGCGCACCATCGACGGCAAGACGGTCACGGTCAAGCTGACCGACGCGACCCGCTACCGCCGCGATCAGAAGGACGCCAAGCTCGCCGACTTCAAGGTGGGCGAGGCGGTGGTGGTACGAGGTACGCCCGCCGGCGAGAACACCTGGACCGCCGAGGTGGTGGCTGCCCGCCCCGCCATGGAAGCCCGCTTCCGCGAGGGTCTGGGCAAGGAGTTCATCGTGGGCGAAGTCAAGTCCATCGACGGGGTCAAGCTCACCATCCTGCGCGTCGACGGACAGACGCAGACCATCGAGGTGGACGAGAACACCTCCTTCCAGAAGCAGGGCGAGAGCATCACTCTGGCCGACATCAAGCCCGGCGATCGCGTCTATGGCCGGGGAGCGCTCAAGAACGGCACCTTCGTCCCGGCGGTGCTGAACGTGGGTGATGTCCGCGAGGGCCTGCGCATGGGCGGACCGCCGCAGGAGGGGCCGCCACCGCGTTGAGGCCAGGCCTTCTCCATCCCCCGTCGCA
This region of Terriglobales bacterium genomic DNA includes:
- a CDS encoding DUF5666 domain-containing protein; translation: MKRHLTGVLTFAIVACCAALSGPAVRAQDAPPSQGQRGPRGPQGQRFQGTGGTITSIDKDTLVLRTIDGKTVTVKLTDATRYRRDQKDAKLADFKVGEAVVVRGTPAGENTWTAEVVAARPAMEARFREGLGKEFIVGEVKSIDGVKLTILRVDGQTQTIEVDENTSFQKQGESITLADIKPGDRVYGRGALKNGTFVPAVLNVGDVREGLRMGGPPQEGPPPR